A window of Mesotoga infera genomic DNA:
CATTTGTGTCGGAATAAAAATCCCCAATGTGCAACCAGAGAGTATCTGGGATTCACATGCTCAAGGACGAGGAGTATTTTATGTTACTGGATCTAGCTCGTGAACAGGAACTGGCAACAGGGAAAGTCAACATCAGCTTATTGGCCCGAGAAACCGGCTATGACAGAAAAACTATAGCCCGGCATCTGTCTTTGGATCAACCCTCAAAACATCCTCAGACCAGACAGAAACCAAGTAAGCTGGATCCCTTCATGCCATACATCCAGAAGAGGCTGAACACCTATCCTCGTCTGAGCCGTGTCCGACTTCTGGAAGAGATCCGGAATCTGGGCTATGATGGCGGAACAACAATACTCGGCGATTATATACGCCAGATCCGCCCCAACATCACCATTCCGGCTGAAATCAGATACGAAACCAAACCGGGAGAGATGATGCAATGTGACTGGCTTGAGTATCCCTATGAAACGACCGATGGCTCCAAAAAGAAGGTTTATGGCCTCTCAATGGTTCTTGGCTATTCAAGGATGAGGTATGTAGAGTTCTTCTCTCATCAGGGTCTTCCTGCTCTTCTCAAAGGACATCTGGGGGCCTTTGAGTATTTTGGCGGAGTTACTGATATGATCCTCTATGATAACCTTCGGAGTGTCGTCCTTAAACGGAAATATCCCTCAACGGCTTCAGAATTCCATCCTCTCTTTGCCGACTTCCGTGACCACTTCGGGTTTACATCACGGCTCTGCCGCCTGGGTCGAGCGAAAACCAAAGGCAAAGTTGAACGTTCAATTCACTACATTAAAGACAACTTCTTGTATGGTCGAACTTTCCACTCTATCGAGGATCTGAACCTACAGGCACGTACCTGGCTCAATTGCGTCAATGGGAAGGTCCATGGAACCACCCATGAGATTCCATTTGATCGCTTGGTTCAGGAGAACCTGCGTCCTTTCTCCTCATACAAACCATATCTCCTCAAGAGGAAAGAATCTCGAAAAGTCTCCAAAGACTGCTACATCTCGTTATACGGGAATAGCTACTCTGTTCCCTGGAAGTTTGCAGGAAGACGTGTTGACGCATACGTCCAGGAAAACCATGTGTCAATTCAAGCTGATGGCACAGAGATCTGTACCCATACTCTCCTGAATGGGAGAAATGAGCGTTCAAAGAAAAAGGAGCATTTTGAAGGGCTTTACAAAGAAATCCTTGGATTATCCAGCAATGGTGCAAAGAAGGAGCGGATAAACAAACCAGCCATTGATCAGCATTCTGTTGAGACACGAGATCTTGCAGAATATGACGTTTTTGCAGAGGAGGGGCAGATATGACGACTCTTCTTCTCGAACAGATCCATCACCGCCTTGCCATGATGAAACTGGATACGATGGATGCTCTGCTTGAACCAACGCTTGAACGTGCAATGAATGAGAGTCTCAGTCCCATTGAGACGATCGGGTATCTGGTTGAACAGGAATGGAACAACAGGACTTCAACAAGAATTAGAACCCGGACAAAAAGTGCTGGTTTCCCTCTCCTGAAGCGAATTGAAGAGTTTGATTTTGAGTTTCAACCCTCGATTGATCAGACGGTGATCAGAGATCTTGCCACTCTGAGATTTATCGATAATGGAGAAAATGTGGTCTTCCTTGGACCACCTGGCGTGGGAAAAACGCATCTGGCGATTGGCCTGGGTGTTTCTGCTATTGAACAGGGGATCCCGGTTCTCTTCATCAATGCGTCTGTCCTGATCGAACAACTCAAAGAAGCATATCACAGTGATCAGCTTGATCGGTATCTGAAGAAACTCACCCGGCCAGGTCTCCTGATCATCGATGAGATCGGGTATCTTCCGTTTGATGCTCAGGCAGCATACTGCTTCTTCCAGTTGATATCCCGGCGATATGAGCAGGGATCAACGATCTTCACCTCGAACAAATCGTTTGGTAACTGGGGAGAGATTTTCCAGGATCAGGTGATTGCCGCAGCACTTCTGGATCGAATCCTGCATCACTGTAGAACGGTGAATATCCGGGGAGAGAGTTATCGTATGAAAGACAGAAAGAGCCACAAGTTATGGGTGAACAAGCATGAATCGGCAGAATAGAGGTTTCCTAATGTTTAACAGAGAATTGACGATAGATTTAAGTGGGGTGGGGAGAATTATTCCGACGCAGTTGGGGATTTCTAGACCGACGTTGACAAAGAGAGAGATTTCATCACTTTAGAGGATACCGAGGTTGCATTCTCCTCCATGCTTGACGAATTCGACAGCGAGTTTGAATC
This region includes:
- a CDS encoding IS21 family transposase; this encodes MCNQRVSGIHMLKDEEYFMLLDLAREQELATGKVNISLLARETGYDRKTIARHLSLDQPSKHPQTRQKPSKLDPFMPYIQKRLNTYPRLSRVRLLEEIRNLGYDGGTTILGDYIRQIRPNITIPAEIRYETKPGEMMQCDWLEYPYETTDGSKKKVYGLSMVLGYSRMRYVEFFSHQGLPALLKGHLGAFEYFGGVTDMILYDNLRSVVLKRKYPSTASEFHPLFADFRDHFGFTSRLCRLGRAKTKGKVERSIHYIKDNFLYGRTFHSIEDLNLQARTWLNCVNGKVHGTTHEIPFDRLVQENLRPFSSYKPYLLKRKESRKVSKDCYISLYGNSYSVPWKFAGRRVDAYVQENHVSIQADGTEICTHTLLNGRNERSKKKEHFEGLYKEILGLSSNGAKKERINKPAIDQHSVETRDLAEYDVFAEEGQI
- a CDS encoding AAA family ATPase; this encodes MTTLLLEQIHHRLAMMKLDTMDALLEPTLERAMNESLSPIETIGYLVEQEWNNRTSTRIRTRTKSAGFPLLKRIEEFDFEFQPSIDQTVIRDLATLRFIDNGENVVFLGPPGVGKTHLAIGLGVSAIEQGIPVLFINASVLIEQLKEAYHSDQLDRYLKKLTRPGLLIIDEIGYLPFDAQAAYCFFQLISRRYEQGSTIFTSNKSFGNWGEIFQDQVIAAALLDRILHHCRTVNIRGESYRMKDRKSHKLWVNKHESAE